In a genomic window of Campylobacter concisus:
- a CDS encoding AtpZ/AtpI family protein yields MAKFKIKDIVAGAEQLSLGVSIVVAILLGTGLGYFVKKATNFTPALWIGFAIGIAAAILNVYKAYKAQVKSLDELKDETRYKGYKKDDDDEDD; encoded by the coding sequence ATGGCAAAATTTAAGATAAAAGATATCGTAGCGGGTGCTGAGCAACTAAGTCTTGGCGTTTCAATCGTAGTTGCGATCTTGCTTGGCACTGGACTAGGGTATTTTGTAAAAAAGGCTACAAATTTCACGCCAGCTCTTTGGATAGGCTTTGCTATTGGCATCGCAGCTGCCATTTTAAATGTCTATAAAGCTTACAAAGCACAGGTTAAAAGCCTAGATGAGCTAAAGGATGAGACTAGATATAAGGGCTATAAAAAAGACGATGATGACGAGGACGATTAG
- the hemL gene encoding glutamate-1-semialdehyde 2,1-aminomutase, translated as MTNKEAFSEAKKYIPGGVNSPVRAFGSVGGEPVMIDHAKGAYLYDVEGKKYLDFIQSWGPLIFGHCDKDIEEAIISAVKQGVSYGAPSPKETALAKLICDEFKQIDKIRFVSSGTEATMSAIRVARGYAKKDGLIKFEGCYHGHSDALLIKAGSGATTYGNASSSGVPQDVVKNTYLAVYNDIESVKAIFENNKDKIGVVIIEPIAGNMGLVPADKKFLEELRALCDKFGAVLILDEVMSGFRASRLGSYPFHEVDADLITFGKVIGGGMNVAAFGGKAEIMDCLSPDGAVYQAGTLSGNPVAMSAGIAAISKINSDPNLYARLEKLATKLMDGFKEAAKSAGITIQTEVRGSMFGYFFTDHAVKNYDDALKSDTKLFAKFHQAMLKRGIYLAPSQFETGFVCDAMSEADIDLAVNAAKEAFLEIKA; from the coding sequence ATGACAAATAAAGAAGCATTTAGCGAAGCCAAAAAATATATCCCAGGTGGCGTAAATTCACCTGTTCGTGCATTTGGCAGCGTTGGAGGTGAGCCTGTGATGATAGATCACGCAAAGGGCGCTTATCTATACGACGTAGAGGGTAAAAAATACCTTGACTTCATTCAAAGCTGGGGACCGCTCATATTTGGCCACTGCGACAAAGACATAGAAGAAGCGATCATCTCTGCTGTAAAACAAGGCGTCTCTTACGGCGCGCCATCACCAAAAGAGACAGCTCTTGCAAAGCTAATATGCGATGAGTTTAAACAAATAGATAAAATTCGCTTCGTTAGCTCTGGCACAGAGGCCACTATGAGCGCTATCAGAGTGGCTAGAGGATATGCTAAAAAAGATGGACTAATAAAATTTGAAGGCTGCTATCACGGACACAGCGATGCACTTCTTATAAAAGCAGGAAGTGGCGCTACGACATACGGCAACGCTTCAAGCAGCGGTGTGCCACAAGATGTTGTGAAAAACACTTATCTAGCAGTTTATAACGATATCGAGAGCGTAAAAGCCATCTTTGAAAATAATAAAGACAAAATCGGCGTCGTCATAATCGAACCAATTGCAGGAAATATGGGGCTTGTACCAGCTGATAAGAAATTTTTAGAGGAGCTTAGAGCGCTTTGCGATAAATTTGGTGCTGTGCTTATCCTTGATGAGGTTATGAGCGGTTTTAGAGCTTCTCGCCTTGGCTCATATCCATTTCACGAGGTGGACGCTGATCTCATTACATTTGGTAAGGTCATAGGCGGAGGCATGAACGTCGCTGCATTTGGAGGTAAGGCTGAGATAATGGACTGCTTAAGCCCAGATGGTGCTGTCTATCAAGCAGGTACGCTAAGTGGCAATCCAGTGGCGATGAGTGCTGGTATAGCGGCGATTTCAAAGATAAATAGTGATCCAAATTTATACGCTAGACTTGAAAAGCTTGCTACAAAGTTAATGGACGGCTTTAAAGAGGCAGCAAAAAGTGCTGGCATCACCATTCAAACCGAGGTTCGTGGCTCTATGTTTGGCTACTTTTTTACAGATCATGCAGTAAAAAACTACGATGATGCGCTAAAGAGTGACACAAAACTCTTTGCTAAATTTCACCAAGCTATGCTTAAGCGTGGAATTTATCTAGCGCCAAGTCAGTTTGAGACTGGATTTGTCTGCGATGCGATGAGTGAAGCGGATATCGATCTAGCGGTAAATGCAGCTAAAGAGGCATTTTTGGAGATAAAAGCTTAA
- a CDS encoding c-type cytochrome: protein MRSVFLFLLFCVVIFGADFITKTEYAKMLYLNPRGIGCDKCHGTKGEGSLISKYKHFDKKVNKTVDDELRAPKINDIDFESFKAALTKPKGVMPSYFLTDEETTILYEYITNKISTPLKAAKAQNLGKPVSADTTQKQPEQSAKVAPATKPVEPAKTTTAKPAESAKAATPVVKTPTKPATNPKDNQKINLKTQNQKDKK, encoded by the coding sequence ATGCGGTCTGTTTTTTTGTTTTTGCTTTTTTGTGTGGTGATTTTTGGAGCTGATTTTATCACAAAGACCGAATATGCCAAGATGCTTTACCTAAATCCACGTGGCATAGGATGCGATAAATGTCACGGCACAAAGGGCGAGGGTAGTCTCATATCTAAATATAAACACTTTGATAAAAAGGTAAACAAAACGGTTGACGATGAGCTTAGAGCGCCAAAAATAAATGATATAGATTTTGAGAGCTTTAAAGCAGCTCTAACAAAGCCAAAAGGTGTCATGCCAAGCTACTTTTTGACAGACGAGGAGACTACTATTCTTTATGAATACATTACGAATAAGATAAGTACTCCTTTAAAAGCAGCAAAAGCGCAAAATTTGGGCAAGCCAGTTTCCGCTGATACGACGCAAAAACAGCCAGAGCAATCTGCTAAAGTCGCTCCTGCTACAAAACCAGTAGAGCCAGCTAAAACTACCACGGCTAAGCCAGCTGAGTCAGCAAAAGCTGCTACACCAGTGGTAAAAACACCGACTAAACCAGCTACAAACCCAAAAGATAATCAAAAAATAAATTTAAAAACACAAAATCAAAAGGATAAAAAATGA
- the folD gene encoding bifunctional methylenetetrahydrofolate dehydrogenase/methenyltetrahydrofolate cyclohydrolase FolD translates to MKILDGKAVSLKVKESVKVRAEELKKFGVEPTLAVILVGEDKASQTYVRAKEKACNEYGIKSVAHRLSENTTQAELLALINVLNLDDSIHGILVQLPLPKHIDTNTVLATIDPAKDVDGFHAVNVGKLVSGLDGFVPCTPLGVMEILKEYGIDVAGLNAVVIGRSNIVGKPMANLLLNASATVTITHSKTKNLKEICKNADLIVAAIGKPFFLKADMVKDGVVVVDVGINRLDDGRLVGDVDFDEVAPKCSYITPVPGGVGPMTIAMLLNNTILAAQAKIASHKRA, encoded by the coding sequence ATGAAAATTTTAGACGGCAAAGCCGTATCTTTAAAGGTCAAAGAAAGCGTAAAAGTAAGAGCTGAAGAACTAAAAAAATTTGGCGTAGAGCCAACCTTAGCTGTCATCTTAGTAGGCGAAGATAAAGCATCTCAAACATATGTTAGAGCCAAAGAGAAAGCCTGCAACGAATACGGCATAAAAAGTGTAGCCCACCGTCTAAGCGAAAATACAACCCAAGCAGAGCTTCTAGCGCTTATAAATGTGCTAAATTTAGACGATAGCATCCATGGAATTTTAGTGCAGTTGCCACTTCCAAAACATATAGATACAAACACCGTTTTAGCAACGATCGATCCAGCAAAAGACGTAGATGGCTTTCACGCTGTAAATGTTGGCAAACTTGTCAGCGGCCTTGATGGTTTTGTGCCTTGCACACCGCTTGGCGTGATGGAAATTTTAAAAGAGTATGGCATTGACGTAGCTGGGCTAAACGCGGTTGTTATAGGTAGAAGTAATATCGTTGGCAAGCCTATGGCAAATTTACTTTTAAACGCGTCAGCAACCGTTACGATCACTCATAGCAAGACTAAAAATTTAAAAGAAATTTGCAAAAACGCTGACCTCATAGTTGCAGCCATTGGCAAGCCATTTTTCTTAAAGGCTGATATGGTAAAAGATGGCGTAGTAGTCGTTGATGTGGGTATAAACAGACTTGATGATGGCAGACTTGTAGGCGATGTGGACTTTGATGAAGTCGCACCAAAATGCTCATACATCACGCCTGTTCCTGGTGGCGTGGGTCCGATGACCATAGCCATGCTTTTAAATAATACAATCCTTGCAGCCCAAGCTAAGATAGCTAGCCACAAAAGAGCGTAA
- the lepB gene encoding signal peptidase I → MKKFFTKFYDFCSSWTGTVIIVLFVIFFIAQAFVIPSGSMKNTLLVGDFLFAKKFVYGIPTPRIPWLEVKILPELNDNGHLITGDGPARGDIVVFRYPKDEKTHFVKRCFATSEDEIVFTEKALYLRPKEGDDFIKANCRENLNGKESKFGYSCSDIAELDGKLFIKEPYRFSGIHYDENVNLFEQMIFMLNTNKDSVFMKLVSISSLPQNPNFNLNAFYVKVPKDEYFMIGDNRDHSNDSRFWGSVAYKDIVGQPWFIYFSWDKNYNVRWERIGRFVDTIENDEFFTNKALKEGEVDGLH, encoded by the coding sequence ATGAAAAAATTTTTTACTAAATTTTATGACTTTTGCTCGAGCTGGACTGGCACAGTCATCATCGTGCTTTTTGTTATATTTTTCATAGCTCAAGCCTTTGTTATCCCGTCTGGTTCGATGAAAAATACGCTTTTGGTTGGTGATTTTTTATTTGCAAAAAAATTTGTTTATGGCATACCAACACCAAGAATTCCATGGCTTGAGGTAAAAATTTTACCCGAGCTAAATGACAATGGGCATCTTATCACAGGCGATGGTCCGGCAAGAGGCGATATAGTCGTCTTTCGTTATCCAAAAGATGAAAAGACCCACTTTGTAAAACGCTGCTTTGCCACAAGCGAAGATGAGATAGTATTTACCGAAAAAGCCCTCTATCTACGCCCAAAAGAGGGAGATGATTTTATAAAGGCAAACTGCCGTGAAAATTTAAACGGCAAAGAGAGTAAATTTGGCTACTCATGTAGCGATATAGCCGAGCTTGATGGCAAACTTTTCATAAAAGAGCCATATAGATTTAGTGGCATCCACTATGACGAAAATGTAAATTTATTTGAGCAGATGATTTTCATGCTAAATACAAACAAAGATAGTGTTTTTATGAAGCTAGTGTCCATTAGCTCACTACCGCAAAATCCAAATTTTAACCTTAATGCATTTTACGTCAAAGTGCCAAAGGATGAGTACTTTATGATAGGCGACAACCGCGATCACTCAAATGATAGCCGTTTTTGGGGAAGCGTAGCTTACAAGGACATAGTCGGACAGCCTTGGTTTATATATTTTAGCTGGGACAAGAACTACAATGTGCGCTGGGAGCGTATCGGACGCTTTGTAGATACGATAGAAAATGACGAATTTTTCACTAACAAAGCTCTAAAAGAAGGCGAAGTAGATGGGCTTCATTGA
- a CDS encoding site-2 protease family protein, with the protein MGFIDNIDIVKVATIVISLIIAIVGHEIAHGYVAYKFGDNTAKNLGRLSINPIKHIDPVGTIIVPLVLYLSTGMMFGWAKPVPVNTYTVVRNGGYKAAIYVSLAGICYNIILGILSLFVLKALLNIETFEILLQFLFTLALLNLMLAIFNLYPIPPLDGFHALEYALRNFGFHALAEKLESISRYGFVILIIILVSPLKDTIFYPTRYVLNIASAFING; encoded by the coding sequence ATGGGCTTCATTGATAACATAGACATAGTTAAAGTCGCCACTATCGTCATCTCTTTAATAATCGCCATCGTCGGTCACGAGATCGCCCATGGCTATGTCGCTTATAAATTTGGCGATAACACAGCAAAAAATCTTGGCAGACTTAGCATAAATCCTATAAAACATATTGACCCAGTTGGCACTATCATCGTGCCGCTGGTACTTTACCTAAGCACTGGCATGATGTTTGGCTGGGCAAAACCAGTGCCTGTAAATACCTACACAGTCGTGCGAAATGGCGGATATAAAGCAGCTATCTACGTAAGTCTAGCTGGCATTTGCTATAACATTATCTTGGGCATCTTATCGCTTTTTGTGTTAAAGGCTTTATTAAATATAGAAACCTTTGAAATTTTACTTCAGTTTTTATTTACGCTTGCGCTTTTAAATTTGATGTTAGCCATCTTTAACCTCTATCCGATCCCGCCACTTGACGGCTTTCACGCGCTCGAGTACGCACTTAGAAATTTTGGCTTTCACGCACTAGCTGAAAAGCTTGAGAGCATCTCACGATACGGCTTTGTCATCCTTATCATCATCCTCGTCTCGCCTTTAAAAGATACCATTTTTTATCCGACAAGATATGTTTTAAATATTGCAAGCGCTTTTATAAATGGCTAA
- a CDS encoding DUF4139 domain-containing protein, translated as MKKTLFLMASTLAFANENLIEIYTDQTIITQKFSDANSSFSAFVPEGVESESITINGDCDANANLKKISEENSQSYIKWKQEVVNLNNKLEALNARGRFIEQALIGENKSNDVTKRADEFYKFSLENIEKISAAKSELEALKENEPKSEMAGFLQLDMKFACDPKEATLSYMDDEAPKTLNEIYADTKNKNILIKQEVLLTNPFASEVKNLKLAIYPTRYQKALAPSKFYPWYEESEAEADGYGASKNMLKAAKVTAEVADMRVQRDENEFAKIWKIDGINLAKGESKYITYDTQKMDANFSVFADFYGSLKAYNVASLKLNDDLTPAKTQFYVNGVSVGSPSEFEMKAKDEPSQLFLGQNELIELKKERLNKFKKSSLLGKERISEEGYEISVKNNSSKSVDVTLVDRVPVSADEAVKVEVKGFGKKDISKDGKVELKFRLAPKEEFKKEYSYKITKPKI; from the coding sequence ATGAAAAAGACGCTCTTTTTAATGGCTTCTACGCTAGCCTTTGCAAATGAAAATTTGATAGAGATCTACACGGATCAAACCATAATCACTCAAAAATTTAGTGACGCAAATAGCTCTTTTAGCGCCTTTGTGCCAGAGGGTGTGGAGAGTGAGAGCATCACTATAAATGGGGATTGTGACGCGAATGCTAATCTAAAAAAGATCAGCGAAGAAAATAGCCAAAGTTACATAAAATGGAAGCAAGAAGTTGTAAATTTAAATAATAAACTTGAGGCGCTAAATGCAAGAGGCAGGTTTATAGAGCAAGCTTTGATAGGAGAAAACAAAAGTAACGATGTGACAAAAAGAGCTGATGAGTTTTATAAATTTAGCCTAGAAAATATCGAGAAAATTTCAGCTGCTAAAAGTGAGCTTGAAGCGCTTAAAGAAAATGAGCCAAAAAGCGAGATGGCTGGATTTTTGCAGCTTGATATGAAATTTGCTTGCGACCCAAAAGAGGCGACGTTATCATATATGGATGATGAGGCCCCAAAGACGCTAAATGAAATTTATGCAGACACAAAAAACAAAAATATCTTGATAAAACAAGAAGTTTTGCTCACCAACCCATTTGCCAGTGAAGTTAAAAATTTAAAGCTCGCTATCTATCCAACCAGATATCAAAAGGCGCTTGCTCCAAGCAAGTTTTACCCTTGGTATGAGGAGAGTGAGGCGGAGGCTGATGGTTACGGCGCTTCAAAAAATATGCTAAAAGCTGCGAAAGTCACTGCTGAGGTCGCTGATATGCGTGTGCAAAGAGATGAGAATGAGTTTGCCAAAATTTGGAAGATAGATGGGATAAATTTAGCAAAAGGCGAGAGCAAATATATAACTTATGACACACAAAAAATGGACGCAAATTTTAGCGTTTTTGCTGATTTTTACGGCTCGCTAAAGGCATATAACGTAGCTAGCCTTAAGCTAAATGATGATCTAACGCCAGCTAAAACGCAGTTTTATGTTAATGGTGTGAGTGTTGGCAGTCCAAGCGAGTTTGAGATGAAAGCAAAAGATGAGCCATCTCAGCTCTTTTTAGGACAAAACGAGCTAATCGAGCTTAAAAAAGAGCGCTTGAATAAATTTAAAAAAAGCTCACTTCTTGGCAAAGAGCGCATAAGTGAAGAGGGCTATGAGATAAGTGTCAAAAATAATTCAAGTAAGAGCGTTGATGTTACTTTGGTCGATCGTGTGCCAGTGTCTGCCGATGAGGCAGTAAAGGTCGAGGTAAAGGGCTTTGGCAAAAAAGATATCAGCAAAGATGGCAAGGTGGAGCTTAAATTTAGGCTTGCGCCAAAAGAGGAATTTAAAAAAGAGTACTCTTACAAGATCACAAAGCCAAAAATTTAG
- the rpiB gene encoding ribose 5-phosphate isomerase B, whose translation MKIDKIFIACDHAGVELKAELKEVIKKLGHEVIDLGTNDKNSVDYPDYAHLLASKLEPKCYGVLICGTGIGISIAANRHKNVRCALCHDEFTARLAREHNDANVIAFGARVIGAGVATAALEIFLKTEFAGDRHERRVKKIELKEAK comes from the coding sequence ATGAAAATAGATAAAATTTTTATAGCCTGCGATCATGCTGGAGTAGAGCTTAAAGCAGAGCTAAAGGAAGTCATAAAAAAGCTTGGACATGAAGTCATTGATCTTGGCACGAATGACAAAAATAGCGTTGATTATCCCGATTATGCGCACTTACTAGCAAGCAAGCTTGAACCTAAATGCTACGGCGTACTCATTTGTGGCACAGGTATCGGCATTTCAATCGCTGCAAACAGGCATAAAAACGTAAGGTGTGCCCTTTGTCACGACGAATTTACTGCAAGACTTGCAAGAGAACATAACGATGCAAACGTTATCGCTTTTGGAGCAAGAGTGATTGGAGCTGGCGTGGCTACAGCAGCACTTGAAATATTTTTAAAGACAGAGTTTGCAGGCGACAGACACGAAAGAAGAGTCAAAAAAATAGAGCTTAAGGAAGCCAAATGA
- the apt gene encoding adenine phosphoribosyltransferase translates to MKILDQKGREFLLNSIRCINDFPKPGIVFRDITTLLNNKEAFNFLIDHLVARYEGANIDYIAGIESRGFIFGAALAARLRLPFVPIRKPKKLPFITLSQKYSLEYGVDEVQIHIDAFGEKAGARVLLMDDLIATGGTAKASVELINQTNATCVEACFLIDLVDLKGSEKLKSLTKIYSVLEV, encoded by the coding sequence ATGAAAATTTTAGATCAAAAAGGAAGAGAATTCTTACTAAACTCTATTCGCTGTATAAACGATTTTCCAAAGCCTGGCATCGTTTTTCGCGATATCACAACGCTTTTAAACAACAAAGAGGCATTTAATTTTTTGATAGATCATTTAGTGGCGAGATATGAGGGTGCAAATATCGACTACATCGCTGGCATCGAGTCTCGTGGCTTTATCTTTGGCGCAGCGCTTGCAGCAAGGCTGAGGCTACCTTTTGTGCCTATTCGCAAGCCAAAAAAACTGCCTTTTATCACGCTTTCTCAAAAATATAGCCTAGAGTATGGCGTCGATGAAGTGCAAATTCACATCGATGCTTTTGGAGAAAAAGCGGGCGCTAGAGTGCTTTTGATGGACGATCTCATAGCCACTGGCGGCACTGCAAAGGCTTCAGTTGAGCTTATCAATCAAACTAACGCAACCTGCGTAGAGGCGTGCTTTCTCATAGATCTAGTCGATCTAAAAGGTAGCGAAAAGCTAAAGTCGCTTACTAAAATTTACAGCGTTTTAGAGGTTTAG
- a CDS encoding DedA family protein produces the protein MEEFFIELLKEYGYIILFVWCIMEGEMALIMAGILAHTTHMHIALAIFVAGLGGFVGDQIYFYLGRYNKKYIAKRLHAQRRKFAVAHIMLKKYGWPIIFLQRYMYGFRVIIPLCIGLTGYDAKKYAFINLISAWCWAAITTIPAWILGEHILVLLQKAKEHWYVAIPVVAIFMGLLIYTFKRIENKILNERRDRRHAVSNS, from the coding sequence ATGGAAGAATTTTTTATAGAACTACTCAAAGAGTACGGCTACATCATACTTTTTGTCTGGTGTATCATGGAGGGCGAGATGGCCTTAATAATGGCTGGAATTCTCGCCCACACAACGCATATGCACATCGCACTTGCTATATTTGTGGCTGGACTTGGAGGCTTTGTGGGAGATCAAATTTACTTCTACCTTGGCCGTTACAATAAAAAATACATCGCAAAAAGGCTCCACGCGCAGCGGAGAAAATTTGCAGTGGCGCACATAATGCTGAAAAAATACGGCTGGCCGATCATCTTCTTGCAACGCTATATGTATGGTTTTCGTGTCATCATCCCACTTTGCATAGGACTTACGGGCTATGATGCTAAAAAATACGCCTTTATAAATTTGATCAGCGCTTGGTGCTGGGCAGCGATCACCACCATACCTGCTTGGATACTTGGCGAGCATATACTTGTGCTTCTTCAAAAAGCAAAAGAGCACTGGTACGTCGCTATCCCAGTGGTTGCCATATTTATGGGGCTTTTGATATATACATTTAAGCGCATCGAAAATAAAATTTTAAACGAAAGGAGAGACAGAAGACATGCAGTTTCAAATAGTTGA
- a CDS encoding leucyl aminopeptidase: MQFQIVDKKLKDIKADIELIFVVDKDLKHKFISDKEAIKFNNYKGDSVLILSEAKRAYVPLSKLDLDELRVAAAKAYNALKSLNIKSIKLASYVAECQKLSFEAIAEGFLLGSYEFNKYKEKKEKYTLKEIIFSTEEFAGKKIDLEAANEGFKEAEIIASATNFAKDIVNEIPEIYTPQKMADDAQNLAKSIASIKCEVYDEKFLAKENMNAFLAVNRASVHKPRLIHLTYKPKKSKKRIIFVGKGLTYDSGGLSLKPADYMLTMKSDKSGAAAALGIIKGAAELNLPFEIHAILGATENMIGGNAYKPDDVLISRSGVSIEVRNTDAEGRLVLADCLSYAQDFKPDILIDMATLTGACVVGLGEYTTGIMGNSESLKSEFENKIKDSGELATTLDFNPYLSELIKSQIADISNCASSRYGGAITAGMFLAKFIKDEYKDKWLHLDIAGPAYREKAWGYNQAGASGAGVRMNLYFLQALSKEN; the protein is encoded by the coding sequence ATGCAGTTTCAAATAGTTGATAAAAAATTAAAAGATATAAAAGCTGATATTGAACTAATTTTCGTAGTAGATAAGGACTTAAAACATAAATTTATAAGCGATAAAGAGGCTATTAAATTTAATAATTATAAAGGCGATAGTGTACTCATCCTAAGCGAGGCAAAAAGGGCTTACGTGCCGCTTTCTAAGCTTGATCTTGACGAGCTTAGAGTTGCAGCTGCGAAAGCTTATAACGCGCTAAAATCGCTAAACATTAAGAGCATAAAGCTAGCTTCTTACGTAGCAGAGTGTCAAAAACTAAGCTTTGAGGCGATAGCTGAGGGCTTTTTACTTGGAAGTTATGAATTTAACAAGTATAAAGAGAAAAAAGAGAAATACACCCTTAAAGAGATCATCTTTTCTACTGAAGAATTTGCTGGCAAAAAGATCGATCTAGAGGCTGCAAACGAGGGCTTTAAAGAGGCAGAGATAATAGCAAGTGCTACAAATTTCGCAAAAGATATCGTAAATGAAATCCCAGAAATTTACACACCACAAAAGATGGCCGATGACGCGCAAAATTTAGCCAAAAGCATCGCCAGCATAAAGTGTGAGGTCTATGACGAGAAATTTCTAGCAAAAGAGAATATGAACGCATTTTTGGCGGTGAACCGCGCTAGCGTGCATAAACCAAGGCTCATCCACCTAACCTATAAGCCTAAAAAGTCTAAAAAACGCATCATCTTTGTTGGCAAAGGCCTAACATACGATAGTGGCGGACTTAGCTTGAAGCCGGCTGATTATATGCTCACTATGAAATCAGACAAAAGCGGCGCAGCAGCAGCCCTTGGCATCATAAAAGGTGCTGCGGAGTTAAATTTACCATTTGAAATTCACGCTATTTTAGGCGCCACTGAAAATATGATCGGCGGCAACGCCTATAAGCCTGATGACGTGCTTATTTCAAGAAGTGGCGTTAGCATAGAGGTTAGAAACACCGACGCAGAGGGACGTTTGGTCTTGGCTGACTGCCTAAGCTACGCGCAGGACTTTAAGCCAGATATCTTAATCGACATGGCAACCCTAACTGGCGCTTGCGTCGTGGGACTTGGTGAGTACACGACTGGTATCATGGGCAATAGTGAGAGTCTAAAAAGCGAGTTTGAAAACAAGATAAAAGATAGCGGCGAACTAGCGACTACACTTGATTTTAACCCTTATCTTAGCGAGCTTATCAAAAGCCAGATCGCAGACATTAGCAACTGCGCCTCAAGCAGATATGGCGGCGCGATCACAGCTGGCATGTTTCTAGCTAAATTTATCAAAGATGAGTATAAAGATAAGTGGCTACACCTTGATATCGCAGGTCCAGCATACCGTGAAAAGGCTTGGGGATACAACCAAGCAGGTGCGAGCGGGGCTGGCGTTAGGATGAATTTATACTTTTTACAAGCACTTAGCAAGGAGAATTGA
- the ychF gene encoding redox-regulated ATPase YchF has product MGLSVGIVGLPNVGKSTTFNALTKAQNAESANYPFCTIEPNKAIVPVPDKRLNELAKIVSPNKIQYSTIEFVDIAGLVKGASSGEGLGNKFLSNIRETELILHIVRCFEDENITHVEGSVDPVRDIEIIQTELILADIEQLNKKIEKLTREAKANAKGAKEALEIANLLLAHLNEGKSASSFEQKDSEAFLALNRELRLLSAKEVVYGANVDEEGLSEDNKFVKALKEYAKASDHEVIKLCAKVEEELIGLSDEEAHEFLASLGTSESGLEKIIRTSFAKLNLISYFTAGVVEVRAWTITKGWKAPKAASVIHNDFERGFIRAEVISYEDYIAHGGENGAKEAGKMRLEGKDYIVQDGDVMHFRFNV; this is encoded by the coding sequence ATGGGACTTTCAGTTGGAATAGTAGGCCTACCAAATGTGGGTAAATCAACGACATTTAACGCACTTACAAAGGCGCAAAATGCCGAGAGTGCGAACTATCCGTTTTGCACTATCGAGCCAAATAAAGCTATCGTGCCAGTGCCTGATAAGCGCCTAAATGAGCTTGCAAAGATAGTTAGTCCTAATAAAATTCAATATTCAACCATCGAATTCGTAGATATCGCTGGTCTTGTGAAAGGTGCAAGCTCTGGTGAGGGACTTGGCAATAAATTTTTATCAAACATCAGAGAGACAGAGCTTATCTTGCACATCGTTCGCTGCTTTGAAGATGAAAACATCACCCACGTCGAGGGTAGCGTCGATCCAGTAAGAGACATCGAGATCATCCAAACTGAGCTGATACTAGCTGACATCGAGCAGCTAAATAAAAAGATAGAAAAGCTTACAAGAGAGGCGAAAGCAAACGCAAAAGGTGCAAAAGAAGCGCTTGAGATAGCAAATTTACTTTTGGCTCACCTAAATGAAGGTAAAAGTGCAAGCAGCTTTGAACAAAAAGATAGCGAGGCATTTTTAGCGTTAAATAGAGAACTAAGACTTTTAAGCGCCAAAGAGGTAGTTTATGGTGCGAACGTCGATGAAGAAGGGCTTAGTGAAGATAATAAATTTGTAAAAGCGCTAAAAGAGTACGCAAAAGCCTCAGATCACGAGGTGATCAAGCTTTGCGCTAAAGTAGAAGAGGAGCTAATCGGACTAAGCGATGAGGAGGCTCACGAGTTTTTAGCCTCTCTTGGCACGAGTGAAAGCGGTCTTGAAAAGATCATAAGAACGTCTTTTGCAAAGCTAAATTTGATAAGCTATTTCACCGCTGGCGTCGTTGAAGTAAGAGCTTGGACGATCACAAAGGGCTGGAAAGCACCAAAAGCAGCAAGTGTCATCCACAACGACTTTGAGCGTGGCTTTATCAGAGCTGAAGTGATAAGCTACGAGGACTATATCGCACATGGCGGTGAAAACGGAGCCAAAGAGGCTGGCAAAATGAGGCTTGAGGGCAAAGATTACATCGTACAAGATGGTGATGTTATGCACTTTAGGTTTAATGTTTAA